A section of the Triticum dicoccoides isolate Atlit2015 ecotype Zavitan chromosome 7A, WEW_v2.0, whole genome shotgun sequence genome encodes:
- the LOC119334292 gene encoding low molecular mass early light-inducible protein HV90, chloroplastic-like, producing MATVMAMSSFAGAAVVPRGPAGRLGARSLPAPGRRALVVRAQSEGPSAPPPNKPKASTSIWDALAFSGPAPERINGRLAMVGFVTALAVEAGRGDGLLSQLGSGTGQARFAYTVAVLSVASLVPLLQGESAEGRAGAIMNANAELWNGRFAMLGLVALAATEIITGAPFINV from the exons ATGGCGACTGTGATGGCCATGAGCTCCTTCGCCGGCGCGGCCGTCGTGCCGCGCGGCCCGGCCGGCCGCCTCGGCGCCAGGTCTCTGCCAGCGCCGGGCCGCCGCGCCCTCGTCGTCAGGGCACAGAGCGAGGGCCCGAGCGCACCACCGCCGAACAAACCCAAG GCGAGCACCTCGATCTGGGACGCGCTGGCCTTCAGCGGCCCCGCACCGGAGCGCATCAACGGGCGCCTCGCCATGGTGGGCTTCGTGACGGCGCTTGCGGTGGAGGCGGGCCGCGGCGACGGGCTCCTCTCCCAGCTCGGCAGCGGCACCGGGCAGGCGCGGTTCGCCTACACCGTGGCAGTGCTGTCCGTGGCGTCACTGGTGCCGCTGCTCCAGGGCGAGAGCGCCGAGGGCAGGGCCGGCGCCATCATGAACGCCAACGCGGAGCTCTGGAACGGCCGCTTCGCCATGCTCGGCCTCGTTGCTCTGGCGGCCACGGAGATCATCACCGGCGCGCCCTTCATCAACGTTTAA